A genome region from Geminicoccus roseus DSM 18922 includes the following:
- the sufC gene encoding Fe-S cluster assembly ATPase SufC — translation MLEIKDLHANIDDKEILKGVSLTVRPGEVHAIMGPNGSGKSTLAYVLAGRDGYDVTSGSVTLNGEDILEQEPEERAAAGFFLAMQYPVEIPGVSNMYFLRQAMNSIRKARGEEEISAAAFMKMIREKAGLIGMSDALLKRDVNRGFSGGEKKRNEILQMTMLEPRMCILDETDSGLDIDALRTVADGVNRMRSPDRGFLIITHYQRLLDYIVPDHVHVLAKGQIQMSGDSSLAKTLEDKGYGGVLGAEFGEIAA, via the coding sequence ATGCTCGAAATCAAAGACCTGCACGCGAACATCGACGACAAGGAAATCCTCAAGGGCGTCTCGCTCACCGTTCGCCCCGGGGAGGTCCATGCGATCATGGGCCCGAACGGATCGGGCAAGAGCACGCTGGCCTACGTCCTGGCCGGCCGTGACGGCTACGACGTGACCAGCGGCAGCGTGACCCTGAACGGCGAGGACATCCTGGAGCAGGAGCCGGAGGAGCGGGCCGCGGCCGGCTTCTTCCTGGCGATGCAGTACCCGGTCGAGATCCCGGGCGTCTCCAACATGTACTTCCTGCGCCAGGCGATGAACTCGATCCGCAAGGCCCGCGGCGAGGAGGAGATCAGCGCCGCCGCGTTCATGAAGATGATTCGCGAGAAGGCCGGGCTCATCGGGATGAGCGACGCGCTGCTCAAGCGCGACGTCAACCGCGGCTTCTCCGGCGGCGAGAAGAAGCGCAACGAGATCCTGCAGATGACCATGCTCGAGCCGCGCATGTGCATCCTGGACGAGACCGACAGCGGCCTCGACATCGACGCGCTGCGCACGGTGGCTGATGGCGTCAACCGGATGCGCTCACCCGACCGCGGCTTTTTGATCATCACCCACTACCAGCGCCTGCTCGACTACATCGTGCCGGACCATGTCCATGTGCTCGCCAAGGGCCAGATCCAGATGAGCGGCGACAGCTCGCTGGCGAAGACCCTGGAGGACAAGGGCTATGGCGGCGTGCTCGGCGCTGAGTTCGGCGAGATCGCGGCATGA
- the sufB gene encoding Fe-S cluster assembly protein SufB has translation MATALETVREYTGGDYKYGFVTEIEADNAPIGLSEDVIRLISTKKQEPEWLLEMRLAAYRRWQTMSEPTWQKVDYEPIDYQAISYYSAPKIKERPKSLDEIDPEILRTYEKLGIPIKEQEILAGVAVDYVFDSVSVATTFRKKLHELGIIFCSMSEAVQDHPELVRKYLGSVVPAGDNFFAALNAAVFTDGSFVYIPKGVRCPMELSTYFRINEKGTGQFERTLIIADEGSYVSYLEGCTAPMRDENQLHAAVVELITLDDAEIKYSTVQNWYPGDKDGKGGIYNFVTKRGACRGKNSKISWTQVETGSAITWKYPSCILQGDNSVGEFYSVAVTNNHQQADTGTKMIHIGKNTRSRIVAKGISAGRSDSTYRGQVKVLKSAQNARNYTQCDSMLIGDQCGAHTVPYIEVRNRSAVCEHEATTSKISDDQLFYCRSRGISDEDAVALIVNGFCREVMDELPMEFAVEARKLLAISLEHSVG, from the coding sequence ATGGCGACCGCGCTCGAGACGGTCCGCGAGTATACCGGCGGCGACTACAAGTACGGGTTCGTCACCGAGATCGAGGCGGACAATGCGCCCATTGGCCTGAGCGAAGACGTCATTCGTCTGATCTCGACCAAGAAGCAGGAGCCCGAATGGCTCCTTGAGATGCGCCTGGCCGCCTACCGGCGCTGGCAGACCATGTCGGAGCCGACCTGGCAGAAGGTCGACTACGAGCCGATCGACTACCAGGCGATCAGCTACTACTCGGCGCCCAAGATCAAGGAGCGCCCGAAGAGCCTGGACGAGATCGACCCGGAGATCCTGCGCACCTACGAGAAGCTCGGCATCCCGATCAAGGAGCAGGAGATCCTGGCCGGCGTCGCGGTCGACTACGTGTTCGACAGCGTCTCGGTCGCGACCACCTTCCGCAAGAAGCTGCACGAGCTGGGCATCATCTTCTGCTCGATGTCCGAGGCGGTGCAGGACCATCCCGAGCTGGTGCGCAAGTATCTGGGCAGCGTGGTCCCGGCCGGCGACAACTTCTTCGCGGCGCTCAACGCGGCGGTCTTCACCGACGGCAGCTTCGTCTACATCCCCAAGGGCGTGCGCTGCCCGATGGAGCTGAGCACCTATTTCCGCATCAACGAGAAGGGCACCGGCCAGTTCGAGCGTACCCTGATCATCGCGGACGAGGGCAGCTATGTCAGCTACCTCGAGGGCTGCACCGCGCCGATGCGCGACGAGAACCAGCTGCATGCCGCCGTGGTCGAGCTGATCACGCTGGACGATGCCGAGATCAAGTACTCGACCGTGCAGAACTGGTACCCGGGCGACAAGGACGGCAAGGGCGGCATCTACAACTTCGTCACCAAGCGTGGCGCCTGCCGCGGCAAGAACAGCAAGATCAGCTGGACCCAGGTCGAGACCGGCTCGGCGATCACCTGGAAGTACCCGTCCTGCATCCTCCAGGGCGACAACTCGGTGGGCGAGTTCTACTCGGTCGCGGTGACCAACAATCACCAGCAGGCCGACACCGGCACGAAGATGATCCATATCGGCAAGAACACCCGCTCGCGCATCGTCGCGAAGGGCATCTCCGCCGGCAGGTCGGACAGCACCTATCGTGGCCAGGTGAAGGTCCTCAAGTCCGCCCAGAACGCGCGCAACTACACCCAGTGCGACTCGATGCTGATCGGCGACCAGTGCGGGGCGCACACCGTGCCCTACATCGAGGTCCGCAACCGCTCCGCGGTGTGCGAGCACGAGGCGACCACCTCGAAGATCTCCGACGACCAGCTGTTCTACTGCCGCTCGCGCGGCATCTCCGACGAGGACGCGGTGGCGCTGATCGTCAACGGCTTCTGCCGTGAGGTGATGGACGAGCTGCCGATGGAGTTCGCGGTCGAGGCCAGGAAGCTGCTGGCGATCAGCCTTGAGCACAGCGTCGGCTGA
- a CDS encoding SUF system Fe-S cluster assembly regulator, which translates to MIRLSRLADYGIVLTTQVARHPARHWSAPELAAATGIPLPTTSKLLKTLVRAGLLVSHRGAKGGYGLACATERVSVARVIEAVDGPIAITSCLDPNGAECGIDSFCPARTNWHTINHAIRVALDAVSIDEMARTVPAAFLEAGTDGEDPKHAPARDPKYLTA; encoded by the coding sequence GTGATTCGACTGAGCCGCCTTGCTGATTACGGGATCGTGCTGACCACGCAGGTCGCGCGTCATCCCGCACGTCATTGGAGCGCGCCGGAGCTCGCCGCCGCCACCGGCATCCCCTTGCCGACGACCAGCAAGCTCTTGAAGACGCTGGTGCGCGCCGGGCTGCTGGTCAGCCATCGGGGTGCGAAGGGCGGCTATGGTCTGGCCTGCGCCACCGAGCGCGTGTCGGTGGCCCGGGTGATCGAGGCGGTGGACGGCCCGATCGCGATCACCAGCTGCCTGGACCCGAACGGCGCGGAGTGCGGCATCGACTCGTTCTGTCCGGCCCGGACCAACTGGCACACCATCAACCATGCGATCCGGGTGGCGCTGGACGCCGTATCCATCGACGAGATGGCGCGCACGGTCCCAGCGGCGTTTCTCGAGGCCGGCACCGACGGCGAGGACCCGAAGCACGCTCCGGCGCGCGACCCGAAATATCTGACTGCCTGA
- a CDS encoding GFA family protein, whose amino-acid sequence MDNPEEGGRRILTGGCLCGAIRYAVTDRFSYALNCHCSDCRRATGSAFKPFAGIERDRLRITQGRDSLLLRGDEAAHDACCRRCGSLLYSVVRDGTFVHVLMGSLADDPSIRPSAHIFVASKAPWFTITDDLPQHAGHATAEPVEE is encoded by the coding sequence ATGGACAATCCTGAAGAAGGGGGGCGGCGCATCCTGACCGGCGGCTGTCTGTGCGGGGCGATCCGCTATGCCGTGACCGACAGGTTCAGCTATGCCCTGAACTGCCACTGCTCCGACTGCCGCCGAGCCACCGGTTCGGCGTTCAAGCCCTTCGCCGGGATCGAGCGGGACAGGCTGCGCATCACCCAGGGCCGGGACAGCCTCCTGCTTCGGGGCGACGAGGCCGCCCACGACGCCTGCTGCAGACGATGCGGCTCGCTGCTGTACTCGGTGGTCCGCGACGGGACGTTCGTGCATGTCCTCATGGGCTCGCTCGCCGACGATCCCTCGATCCGCCCGAGCGCGCACATCTTCGTCGCGTCGAAGGCGCCATGGTTCACCATCACCGACGACCTGCCGCAGCATGCCGGGCACGCAACGGCCGAGCCGGTGGAGGAATAG